In Achromobacter spanius, the following proteins share a genomic window:
- the nhaR gene encoding transcriptional activator NhaR, with protein MVTLNYKHLRYFWVVAKAGSIARAAQQLQRTPQSISGQLQDLEDALGSALFRRVGRGLELTDIGRRTLQYADRIFTLGDELLDDLRNRPARQTLDFRLGIAEGVPKSLVYRMIEPVLQLEENVRLICREGRLAFLLADLAVHRYDMVIADRPMPSHLNVRGFSHLLGESSLTFFGAPALLEQLPGRFPKMLDQAPFLLPGEDAAIRLRLLQWFDEHNIRPRIVGEFDDSALLNAFGQTGVGLFAAPTATAAFLVKQYRVRSIGSARAVKEQLYALTTERQLQHPAIIALRKAAQEDIFGASTPGRG; from the coding sequence ATGGTCACTCTCAACTACAAACATCTGCGCTATTTCTGGGTAGTCGCCAAGGCTGGCAGCATTGCCCGCGCGGCACAGCAATTGCAGCGCACGCCTCAATCGATCAGCGGCCAATTGCAAGATTTGGAAGACGCGCTGGGGTCCGCGCTGTTCCGACGGGTGGGGCGGGGGCTTGAACTCACGGACATCGGCCGCCGCACACTGCAATACGCGGATCGCATCTTCACCCTGGGCGACGAATTGCTGGACGATCTGCGTAACCGCCCCGCGCGGCAAACCCTGGATTTCAGGCTGGGCATTGCCGAAGGCGTACCCAAATCGCTGGTGTACCGGATGATCGAGCCGGTGTTGCAGTTGGAAGAGAACGTGCGGCTGATCTGCCGTGAAGGGCGGCTGGCCTTTTTGCTGGCGGACCTGGCGGTACACCGTTACGACATGGTGATTGCCGACCGCCCGATGCCGAGTCATCTGAACGTGCGCGGTTTTAGCCACTTGCTGGGCGAAAGCAGCCTGACGTTCTTTGGCGCGCCCGCCTTGCTGGAACAGTTGCCGGGCCGCTTTCCGAAGATGCTGGACCAGGCGCCTTTCCTGTTGCCGGGCGAAGACGCGGCGATTCGCCTGCGGCTGCTGCAATGGTTTGACGAACACAATATCCGCCCGCGCATCGTGGGCGAATTTGATGACAGCGCCTTGCTGAATGCCTTCGGCCAAACCGGGGTGGGCCTGTTCGCCGCGCCGACCGCCACGGCCGCCTTTCTGGTCAAGCAGTACCGGGTGCGCTCCATCGGCAGCGCCCGCGCCGTCAAGGAACAGCTTTACGCGCTGACCACCGAACGGCAGTTGCAGCACCCGGCCATCATTGCGCTGCGCAAGGCGGCGCAGGAGGACATCTTCGGCGCGTCAACGCCGGGGCGTGGGTAA
- a CDS encoding GntR family transcriptional regulator, which produces MQSPKLRLDRSRHAAPQVFEHLREQIVSLELAPGAPLSRVTLAESYGLSQTPIRDALMRLAEEALVEIYPQHTTVVSRIDIPAARQAHFLRQSLELEIVHLLAQQSDAALHKRLQTSIDLQRISHANGEYQQFIDADQAFHRDMHIAAGVTSLWELEQRYSGHLDRLRRLHLPEAGKAERIMDDHQRLLDAIRAQEPARAQQVLREHLSGTLSQVAEICKRYPDYVLAA; this is translated from the coding sequence ATGCAAAGCCCCAAGCTCAGACTGGACCGCTCGCGCCACGCCGCGCCCCAGGTCTTCGAACATCTACGCGAACAGATCGTATCGCTGGAACTCGCGCCCGGCGCCCCGCTGTCGCGCGTGACGCTGGCTGAAAGCTATGGCCTGAGCCAAACCCCCATCCGCGACGCGCTGATGCGGCTGGCCGAAGAGGCGCTGGTCGAGATCTACCCGCAGCACACCACGGTGGTCAGCCGCATCGACATTCCCGCCGCGCGCCAGGCGCACTTTCTGCGGCAATCGCTGGAGCTGGAAATCGTGCACTTGCTGGCGCAGCAGTCCGACGCGGCCTTGCACAAGCGCCTGCAAACCAGCATCGACCTGCAACGCATCAGCCACGCCAATGGCGAATACCAGCAGTTCATCGACGCCGACCAGGCCTTTCACCGCGACATGCACATTGCCGCGGGTGTGACGAGCCTATGGGAGCTTGAGCAGCGCTACAGTGGCCATCTGGACCGCCTGCGCCGGCTGCATCTGCCCGAAGCCGGCAAGGCCGAACGCATCATGGACGACCATCAACGCTTGCTGGATGCGATCCGGGCGCAAGAGCCCGCGCGGGCGCAGCAGGTGCTGCGCGAACATCTGTCCGGCACCTTGAGCCAGGTGGCCGAGATCTGCAAACGCTACCCCGACTACGTGTTGGCTGCCTGA
- the araD gene encoding L-arabinonate dehydratase codes for MKRTYESLRSAAWMAKDDLRSFGHRSRMMQMGYAPDDWVGRPIIAIINTWSDLNPCHSHFKQRVEDVKRGVFQAGGFPVELPAISVSESFVKPTTMLYRNFLAMETEELLRSHPVDGAVLMGGCDKTTPGLLMGAISAGLPCVYVPAGPMLRGNWKGKILGSGSDAWKLWDERRAGKITQEQWTEVEGGIARSYGTCMTMGTASTMTAIAESIGMTLPGASSIPAADVGHMRMSAECGRRVVEMVWDDLTPQRILSMASFKNAINVAMAMGCSTNAIIHLVAMSRRAGHAVGLEDFDAASRKVPVIANIRPSGDTYLMEDFYYAGGLPALMTRLEGHLDLSAMTVTGKTLGENIAGAEVYNDDVIRKLDTAIYDEGALAVLRGNIAPDGCVIKPSACAPQFLQHTGPALVFDDYPSMKAAVDDENLDVTPEHIMILRNAGPQGGPGMPEWGMLPIPTKLVKQGVRDMLRLSDARMSGTSYGACILHAAPESYVGGPLAFVKTGDLITVDVPARSIHLNISDEELAARRAAWTPPPKRYERGYGWMYSKHILQANDGCDFDFLETEFGAPVPEPEIF; via the coding sequence ATGAAACGTACCTACGAAAGTCTGCGCAGCGCCGCCTGGATGGCCAAGGACGACCTGCGTTCGTTCGGCCATCGGTCCCGCATGATGCAAATGGGCTATGCCCCGGACGATTGGGTCGGCCGGCCTATCATCGCCATCATCAACACCTGGTCCGACCTGAACCCCTGTCACAGCCACTTCAAGCAGCGCGTGGAAGACGTGAAGCGCGGCGTGTTCCAGGCGGGCGGGTTTCCGGTGGAGCTGCCGGCGATTTCGGTGTCGGAATCGTTCGTGAAACCCACCACCATGCTTTATCGCAACTTCCTGGCCATGGAAACCGAAGAGCTGCTGCGCAGCCATCCGGTGGATGGCGCGGTGCTGATGGGCGGTTGCGACAAGACCACGCCGGGCCTGCTCATGGGCGCCATCAGCGCCGGGCTGCCGTGCGTGTACGTGCCCGCCGGCCCCATGCTGCGCGGCAACTGGAAGGGCAAGATCCTCGGCTCGGGCTCTGATGCCTGGAAGCTTTGGGACGAGCGCCGCGCCGGCAAGATCACCCAGGAACAATGGACCGAAGTGGAAGGGGGCATTGCCCGCAGCTACGGCACCTGCATGACGATGGGCACGGCCAGCACCATGACCGCCATCGCCGAATCCATCGGCATGACGCTGCCGGGCGCCTCCTCGATACCGGCTGCCGACGTCGGCCACATGCGCATGTCCGCCGAATGCGGCCGCCGCGTGGTGGAAATGGTCTGGGACGACCTGACCCCCCAGCGCATCCTGAGCATGGCTTCGTTCAAGAACGCCATCAACGTGGCCATGGCCATGGGCTGTTCCACCAACGCCATCATTCACCTGGTGGCCATGTCGCGCCGCGCCGGCCATGCCGTGGGCCTGGAAGATTTCGATGCCGCCAGCCGCAAGGTGCCGGTCATTGCGAACATCCGGCCCAGCGGTGACACCTATCTGATGGAAGACTTCTATTACGCGGGCGGCTTGCCGGCGTTGATGACGCGCCTGGAAGGCCACCTGGACCTGTCGGCCATGACCGTGACCGGCAAGACGCTGGGCGAGAACATCGCCGGCGCCGAGGTCTATAACGACGACGTGATCCGCAAGCTGGACACCGCCATCTACGACGAAGGCGCGCTGGCCGTGCTGCGCGGCAATATCGCGCCGGACGGCTGCGTCATCAAGCCCAGCGCCTGCGCGCCGCAGTTCTTGCAGCACACCGGCCCGGCGCTGGTGTTCGACGACTACCCCAGCATGAAGGCCGCGGTGGACGACGAAAACCTGGACGTCACGCCGGAACACATCATGATCCTGCGCAACGCCGGGCCGCAAGGCGGCCCCGGCATGCCGGAGTGGGGCATGCTGCCGATTCCCACCAAGCTGGTGAAGCAGGGCGTGCGCGACATGCTGCGCCTGTCCGACGCCCGCATGAGCGGCACCAGCTACGGCGCCTGCATTCTGCATGCCGCGCCCGAATCGTATGTGGGCGGACCGCTGGCGTTCGTCAAGACGGGTGACCTGATCACGGTCGATGTGCCGGCCCGCAGCATCCACCTGAACATCAGCGACGAAGAACTCGCCGCTCGCCGCGCCGCCTGGACGCCGCCGCCCAAGCGCTACGAGCGCGGCTACGGCTGGATGTATTCCAAGCACATCCTGCAAGCCAACGACGGCTGCGATTTCGATTTTCTGGAAACCGAGTTTGGCGCACCCGTGCCCGAGCCCGAGATTTTCTAA
- a CDS encoding ribonuclease activity regulator RraA produces the protein MNPETRARLSGISTATLCTALFKRGLRNQFIQDVRPLNANLPNMVGPAFTLRYIPAREDLNTIKVFEDRSHPQRVAVETCPEGAVLVMDSRKDARAASAGSILITRLMKRGVAGVVTDGGFRDSPEIAELGFAAYHQRPSAPTNLTLHQALDINEPIGCGDVAVWPGDIVVGDREGVVVIPAHLADEISIEAVEMTAFEDFVTSQVQQGASILGLYPPTDPGTKDKFAAWRKEQGR, from the coding sequence ATGAATCCCGAAACCCGTGCCCGCCTGTCAGGCATCAGCACGGCCACCCTGTGCACCGCCTTGTTCAAGCGCGGCCTGCGCAACCAGTTCATCCAGGACGTGCGTCCGCTGAACGCCAATCTGCCCAATATGGTCGGCCCGGCGTTCACCCTGCGCTACATCCCGGCCCGCGAAGACCTGAACACCATCAAGGTGTTTGAAGACCGCTCGCATCCGCAGCGCGTGGCCGTCGAAACCTGCCCGGAAGGCGCGGTGCTGGTCATGGACAGCCGCAAGGACGCGCGCGCCGCGTCCGCCGGTTCCATCCTGATCACGCGCCTGATGAAGCGCGGCGTGGCGGGCGTGGTCACTGACGGCGGCTTTCGCGATTCCCCGGAGATCGCCGAACTCGGCTTCGCTGCCTATCACCAGCGCCCGTCGGCCCCCACCAACCTGACCTTGCATCAGGCGCTGGACATCAACGAACCCATTGGCTGCGGCGACGTGGCGGTGTGGCCCGGCGACATCGTCGTGGGCGACCGTGAAGGCGTGGTGGTGATTCCGGCGCATCTGGCCGACGAGATCTCGATCGAAGCGGTGGAGATGACCGCCTTCGAAGACTTCGTGACCAGCCAGGTGCAGCAGGGCGCGTCCATCCTGGGCCTGTACCCGCCCACCGACCCGGGCACCAAAGACAAATTCGCCGCCTGGCGCAAAGAACAAGGCCGTTGA
- a CDS encoding Bug family tripartite tricarboxylate transporter substrate binding protein, which yields MNTQRRSALCALLAGALCALAMPASAADWPAQKPISYVVPFTVGGSTDVVGRVLAQKLGDRLHQNVIVENKPGAAGGIGATYVAKAAPDGYTLFGGTISTHAINASLYKNLKYDPVKDFEPVSLIAYLPNVLLVDPNLGVNSVADLIALLKRDPNKRTFASSGAGTSTHLAGELFSSMIGVPLTHVPYKGTPPAMVDVSSGSVTFMFDQMTAALPLLQTGKLKLLAVTTKDRIALAPEVPTMQEAGVPGFQMASWQAVYAPKGTPKPILDKLAAEIAVILKEPDVQEKLGKTMGMELVGSTPDQLRALMATEIPRWAEVVKKSGATVE from the coding sequence ATGAATACGCAACGACGCAGCGCGTTGTGCGCGCTGCTGGCCGGCGCCCTGTGCGCACTGGCCATGCCCGCCAGCGCCGCCGACTGGCCCGCGCAAAAGCCCATTTCCTATGTGGTGCCGTTTACCGTGGGCGGTTCCACCGACGTGGTCGGCCGCGTGCTGGCTCAGAAGCTGGGCGACCGCCTGCACCAGAACGTCATCGTTGAAAACAAGCCCGGCGCGGCCGGCGGCATCGGCGCCACCTACGTGGCCAAGGCCGCGCCCGACGGCTACACGCTGTTTGGCGGCACCATCAGCACGCACGCCATCAACGCCAGCCTGTACAAGAATCTGAAGTACGACCCGGTCAAGGATTTCGAGCCGGTGTCGCTGATTGCCTACCTGCCCAACGTGCTGCTGGTGGACCCGAACCTGGGCGTGAATTCGGTGGCTGACTTGATCGCGCTGCTCAAGCGCGACCCCAACAAGCGCACCTTCGCGTCGTCTGGCGCGGGCACGTCCACGCACCTGGCCGGTGAGTTGTTTTCCAGCATGATCGGCGTGCCGCTCACGCACGTGCCGTACAAGGGTACGCCGCCCGCCATGGTGGACGTGTCGTCCGGCTCGGTCACTTTCATGTTCGACCAGATGACGGCCGCGCTGCCGCTGCTGCAAACCGGCAAGCTGAAACTGCTGGCCGTCACCACCAAGGACCGTATCGCGCTGGCGCCTGAGGTGCCCACGATGCAGGAAGCCGGCGTGCCGGGCTTCCAGATGGCGTCCTGGCAGGCCGTCTACGCGCCCAAGGGCACGCCCAAGCCGATCCTGGACAAGCTGGCGGCCGAAATTGCCGTCATCCTGAAAGAGCCGGACGTGCAGGAGAAACTGGGCAAGACCATGGGCATGGAACTCGTGGGCAGTACGCCCGACCAACTGCGCGCGCTGATGGCCACCGAAATTCCGCGCTGGGCGGAAGTGGTGAAAAAGTCCGGGGCAACGGTGGAGTAA
- a CDS encoding tripartite tricarboxylate transporter substrate binding protein has protein sequence MRLRHVIKPFARAILAMSLLGGASAALADSYPDRPVKWVVPFPPGGAMDSIARTLSESMSKQLNTSFIVENRAGAGGNIGAASVARSKPDGYTILIVANGMAVNPALYADLNYDPIKDFAPISLLAVVPNVLVTNPQRTGATSVADVIAKAKAQPNHYTYASAGVGTSIHLAGELFVSMTGVEMLHVPYKGSGPAVADLLGGQVDYMFDSITSAKPHIATGKLRALGVTTAKRSAALPDVPTMQEAGVAGYELMPWFAAFAPAGTPPEVVAKLNEAMRVALAEPKVRATLDSIGAESIGGSPEALRDHLAKETAQWKTLVKERNIKVN, from the coding sequence ATGCGCCTGCGCCATGTGATCAAACCCTTTGCCCGCGCCATTTTGGCCATGTCCTTGCTGGGCGGCGCGTCCGCCGCGCTGGCCGATAGCTATCCAGACCGCCCGGTCAAGTGGGTAGTGCCCTTCCCGCCCGGCGGCGCCATGGACAGCATCGCCCGCACGTTGAGCGAATCCATGAGCAAGCAACTCAACACCTCGTTCATCGTGGAAAACCGCGCGGGCGCGGGCGGCAACATCGGCGCGGCCAGCGTGGCGCGCTCCAAGCCCGACGGCTACACGATCCTGATCGTGGCCAACGGCATGGCCGTGAACCCGGCCTTGTACGCCGACCTGAACTACGACCCCATCAAGGACTTCGCCCCGATCTCGCTGCTGGCCGTGGTGCCCAACGTGCTGGTCACCAACCCCCAGCGCACCGGCGCCACCAGCGTGGCGGACGTCATTGCCAAGGCGAAGGCCCAGCCCAATCACTACACCTACGCCTCGGCGGGCGTCGGCACGTCCATCCACCTGGCGGGCGAATTGTTCGTGTCCATGACGGGCGTGGAGATGCTGCACGTGCCCTACAAGGGCAGCGGCCCCGCCGTGGCCGACCTCTTGGGCGGGCAGGTGGACTACATGTTCGATAGCATCACGTCGGCCAAGCCGCACATTGCCACGGGCAAGCTGCGCGCGCTGGGCGTGACCACCGCCAAGCGCTCCGCCGCCCTGCCCGACGTGCCCACCATGCAGGAAGCCGGCGTGGCGGGCTACGAGCTGATGCCCTGGTTCGCGGCCTTCGCCCCCGCCGGCACGCCACCGGAAGTGGTGGCCAAGCTGAACGAAGCCATGCGCGTGGCGCTGGCCGAGCCCAAGGTCCGCGCCACACTGGATTCAATCGGCGCGGAATCCATCGGCGGCTCGCCGGAGGCCCTGCGCGATCATCTGGCCAAGGAAACGGCGCAGTGGAAGACGCTGGTGAAGGAACGGAACATCAAGGTCAATTAA
- a CDS encoding muconate/chloromuconate family cycloisomerase: MNPASILSVQAILVDLPTIRAHQLAMAVMQRQTLVIVRLTCSDGIEGIGEATTIGGLSYGEESPEGIKLAIDTYLAPALAGGDATNIHAAMQRLDKVARGNRFAKSALETALLDAQGKRLNVPVSTLLGGAVRKRMPVLWTLASGDTARDIEEAESLLQSRRHNTFKLKVGRRAVSEDVAHVSRIKQALGDRARVTVDVNQAWNEADAAGAIARLEAAGVDLIEQPIPRANLAGMARLAARFVVPIMADEAVNGPEDALDIARQGAADVLALKIAKSGGLYEMLRTAAVGDAAGMSLYGGTMLEGSVGSVASAHGFACLPRLSWGTELFGPLLLKDDIVANPPRYADFELELPDGPGLGLTLDEDKLKFYRRDR, translated from the coding sequence ATGAATCCGGCAAGCATTCTTTCGGTCCAGGCCATTCTGGTGGACCTGCCCACCATCCGCGCCCATCAACTGGCCATGGCGGTCATGCAGCGCCAGACGCTGGTGATTGTGCGGCTGACGTGCAGCGACGGCATCGAAGGCATCGGCGAGGCCACCACCATCGGCGGCCTGTCCTACGGAGAAGAAAGCCCCGAAGGCATCAAGCTGGCCATCGATACCTACCTGGCGCCCGCGCTGGCGGGCGGCGACGCCACCAACATCCACGCCGCCATGCAGCGGCTGGACAAGGTGGCGCGCGGCAATCGCTTTGCCAAGTCGGCACTGGAAACCGCGCTGCTGGACGCGCAAGGCAAGCGCCTGAACGTGCCGGTGTCCACCCTGCTGGGCGGCGCGGTACGCAAGCGCATGCCCGTGCTGTGGACCCTGGCCAGCGGCGACACCGCGCGCGATATCGAGGAAGCCGAGTCGCTGCTGCAAAGCCGCCGTCACAACACCTTCAAGCTGAAGGTGGGACGCCGCGCCGTGTCTGAAGACGTGGCGCATGTGTCGCGCATCAAGCAGGCGCTGGGCGACCGCGCCCGCGTCACGGTGGACGTGAACCAGGCCTGGAACGAAGCCGATGCGGCCGGCGCCATCGCCCGGCTGGAAGCCGCGGGGGTGGACCTGATCGAACAACCCATTCCGCGCGCCAACCTGGCCGGCATGGCGCGGCTGGCGGCGCGCTTTGTGGTGCCCATCATGGCGGACGAAGCCGTCAACGGCCCGGAAGATGCGCTGGACATCGCGCGCCAGGGCGCGGCCGATGTACTGGCCTTGAAGATCGCCAAGTCCGGCGGCCTGTATGAAATGCTGCGCACGGCGGCCGTGGGCGACGCGGCCGGCATGTCGCTGTATGGCGGCACCATGCTGGAAGGCTCGGTGGGGTCCGTGGCGTCGGCGCACGGCTTTGCCTGCCTGCCCCGCCTGTCCTGGGGCACGGAACTGTTCGGCCCCCTGCTGCTGAAGGACGACATCGTGGCCAACCCGCCGCGCTACGCCGACTTTGAATTGGAACTGCCCGACGGCCCCGGTCTGGGGTTGACGTTGGACGAAGACAAACTCAAGTTCTATCGTCGCGACCGCTGA
- a CDS encoding LysR family transcriptional regulator, with protein sequence MELRHLRYFQAVAEEGSFTRAAARLHIAQPPLSRQIRQLEEELGVLLFERTTRALRLTEAGRFLLEQSRLLTARLEEVLEGTRRLGQTQRRWFGIGFVPSTLYGFVPELIRQLRSADPQVEVGLMEMTTLPQLEALKAGRIDLGIGRILLDDPAIERQVLMTEALVAAVPLHHPLAGAPSVSVERLAQEPFVLYPARPRPNFADHVLGLFRAAGYSLQVVQEANELQTAIGLVAAGLGVTVVPASVQRLQRQDVAHVRIEGDGFVSPVIASYRKDDGSEFLARALGLAQALASRSATPG encoded by the coding sequence ATGGAACTCAGGCACCTGCGGTATTTCCAGGCCGTGGCGGAAGAGGGTAGTTTTACGCGCGCCGCCGCCCGCTTGCACATCGCCCAGCCGCCGCTCAGCCGGCAGATACGCCAGCTTGAGGAAGAGCTGGGCGTGCTGCTGTTTGAACGCACCACGCGGGCACTGCGCCTGACCGAGGCCGGGAGGTTTCTATTGGAGCAGTCCCGCTTGCTGACGGCGCGGCTGGAAGAGGTGCTGGAAGGCACGCGCAGGCTGGGGCAGACCCAGCGCCGCTGGTTCGGCATCGGTTTCGTGCCGTCGACGCTGTACGGCTTCGTGCCCGAACTGATCCGGCAACTACGCAGCGCCGACCCCCAGGTGGAAGTGGGCTTGATGGAAATGACGACCCTGCCGCAGTTGGAAGCGCTGAAGGCCGGGCGCATTGACCTGGGCATCGGCCGGATCCTGCTGGATGACCCGGCCATTGAACGGCAGGTGCTGATGACGGAAGCCCTGGTGGCCGCCGTGCCCTTGCATCACCCCTTGGCGGGCGCGCCCAGTGTGTCGGTGGAGCGCCTGGCGCAAGAGCCCTTTGTGCTGTACCCGGCGCGGCCCCGACCGAACTTCGCGGACCACGTGCTGGGGCTGTTCCGCGCGGCCGGTTATTCGTTGCAAGTGGTGCAAGAGGCCAATGAATTGCAAACGGCGATTGGCCTGGTGGCGGCGGGCTTGGGCGTGACGGTGGTGCCGGCATCCGTGCAGCGCTTGCAGCGTCAGGACGTGGCGCATGTGCGGATCGAGGGCGATGGGTTTGTGTCGCCGGTGATTGCCAGCTACCGCAAGGACGACGGATCGGAATTTTTGGCCCGCGCGTTGGGCCTGGCGCAAGCCTTGGCATCACGCAGTGCAACGCCCGGCTGA
- a CDS encoding GGDEF domain-containing protein — translation MAVLITLAVLSVAIGFANALYAGYQVQKAQAVRNTLEANRAYAQKLSEVITLYISAVHRQLDASAAQFSGAPLPEAELASELSRLAARIEGVSAVLLADREGAITARASDAPHWLGAIPTLTALRVAERRIGEWVRPCCQPEGSPATLTLVNPLPNGALAAVVVLERGSQIDKLIGEHPYADGTAVYLVNRDGQALYRHGASGTSAALPDLISDGSPAMATPGSAQLQDAAGHTMLTGYAPLGKGNWAVVVQRPLDHALSPLNALLREALLFAIPAVLLTLLLVSALAYAIARPLARLTHALANADAAGPQDQQASGLRTWYVEADELREALASRLARHRHEVGRLNVESMTDPMTGLMNRRAMRQRLDELVATHTAFAVIALDVDHFKHINDTHGHPVGDKVLIALADTLSRSVRQQDQPFRVGGEEFVVIVPAASDDAALATAERIRAGVSQTAMPPGVGQVTVSVGVALWPQDAALPQAVVKGADLALYASKQNGRNRVTRWNKQVLSTMPEGKVAT, via the coding sequence GTGGCCGTGCTGATCACGCTGGCCGTGCTTAGCGTGGCGATCGGGTTCGCTAATGCGCTGTACGCGGGCTACCAGGTGCAAAAGGCCCAGGCGGTGCGCAATACGCTGGAAGCCAATCGGGCCTACGCCCAGAAGCTTTCCGAAGTCATCACGCTGTATATCTCGGCGGTGCATCGCCAGCTTGATGCCAGCGCGGCACAATTTTCCGGTGCTCCACTTCCAGAAGCGGAGCTGGCTTCCGAACTGTCGCGCCTGGCGGCAAGAATCGAGGGCGTATCCGCCGTGCTGCTGGCCGACCGCGAAGGCGCCATCACGGCGCGAGCGTCTGATGCCCCCCATTGGCTGGGCGCCATTCCTACCCTGACTGCATTGCGCGTGGCCGAACGCCGGATCGGCGAATGGGTCCGCCCCTGCTGCCAGCCCGAAGGCTCGCCCGCCACATTGACGCTGGTAAATCCCCTGCCCAACGGCGCGCTCGCCGCCGTGGTGGTGCTGGAACGCGGCAGCCAGATAGACAAGCTGATCGGCGAACATCCCTATGCCGACGGCACCGCCGTCTACCTGGTGAACCGAGACGGCCAGGCGCTGTACCGGCACGGCGCCAGCGGCACGTCCGCCGCGCTGCCCGACCTGATATCGGACGGCTCGCCGGCGATGGCCACGCCCGGCTCTGCCCAGCTGCAAGACGCGGCGGGCCACACCATGCTGACCGGCTACGCCCCCCTGGGCAAGGGCAACTGGGCGGTTGTCGTCCAGCGTCCGCTGGACCATGCGCTATCTCCGTTGAACGCGCTGCTGCGCGAGGCATTGCTATTCGCCATCCCCGCCGTGCTGTTGACCTTGCTGCTCGTCAGCGCCCTGGCCTACGCCATCGCCCGCCCGCTTGCCCGCCTGACGCACGCCTTGGCCAACGCGGACGCGGCAGGCCCCCAAGACCAACAGGCCAGCGGGCTGCGCACCTGGTACGTGGAAGCCGACGAACTGCGCGAGGCCTTGGCAAGCAGGCTGGCGCGGCACCGCCACGAGGTGGGCCGGTTGAATGTGGAATCCATGACGGACCCGATGACCGGGCTGATGAACCGCCGCGCCATGCGACAGCGGCTGGATGAGCTGGTGGCCACCCACACGGCGTTCGCCGTCATCGCGCTGGACGTGGACCATTTCAAGCACATCAACGACACCCATGGGCATCCGGTGGGCGACAAGGTGCTGATCGCCCTGGCCGATACGCTAAGCCGCAGCGTGCGTCAGCAGGACCAACCCTTTCGCGTGGGCGGCGAGGAATTCGTGGTGATCGTGCCGGCCGCCTCCGATGACGCGGCGCTTGCCACGGCCGAACGTATCCGCGCGGGCGTGTCGCAAACCGCCATGCCGCCCGGCGTGGGCCAGGTCACGGTGTCGGTCGGGGTGGCGCTGTGGCCGCAAGACGCCGCGTTGCCGCAGGCCGTGGTCAAAGGCGCCGATCTGGCGCTCTACGCCTCCAAACAAAACGGACGCAACCGCGTCACGCGCTGGAACAAGCAGGTCCTATCAACCATGCCCGAAGGCAAGGTGGCAACGTGA
- a CDS encoding LysR family transcriptional regulator — translation MNLSLRDIEYFLAAVEHGHLERAAAACGVSQPALSKSLRRLEADTGLALMLRHGRGLTLSSEGMVFLQHAKRLWAEYRDAVRHAMELRVGEAGLLRVGATGATVDSVVMPVLDRLLPRRPALRIQLTQGLSDDLNAQVESGKLDLAVTPVYADGPATLRHEIMFDDALCVAASRRHPLAAKARVALRDLSGQRWILPRPTSVARLLLDARFAEAGLGLPMAALEVEHFSEGSLRLLAGSDMLAVLPQSALTANADVIALPVALGPPLRRNIALISRRGTLWSPLMKEFREAVLAGA, via the coding sequence ATGAATCTATCCCTGCGTGACATCGAGTATTTCTTGGCGGCCGTCGAGCACGGCCATCTGGAACGGGCAGCGGCGGCCTGCGGCGTGAGCCAGCCCGCGCTGTCCAAATCCCTGCGGCGGCTGGAAGCCGACACCGGGCTGGCCCTGATGCTGCGCCACGGACGCGGCTTGACGCTCAGTTCCGAAGGCATGGTGTTCTTGCAGCACGCCAAGCGGCTGTGGGCGGAATACCGAGACGCGGTCCGCCATGCAATGGAACTGCGGGTGGGCGAAGCCGGCCTGTTGCGGGTCGGCGCCACCGGCGCCACGGTGGACAGCGTGGTGATGCCCGTGTTGGACCGCTTGCTGCCCCGCCGCCCCGCGTTGCGCATCCAGCTGACCCAAGGGCTGTCCGACGATCTGAATGCGCAGGTGGAAAGCGGCAAGCTCGACCTTGCCGTCACGCCCGTCTATGCCGATGGCCCCGCCACCCTGCGCCACGAAATCATGTTCGATGATGCGCTGTGCGTGGCGGCCAGCCGGCGCCATCCGCTGGCCGCGAAGGCGCGCGTGGCCCTGCGAGACCTAAGCGGCCAACGCTGGATTCTGCCGCGCCCTACCTCCGTGGCCCGCCTGCTGCTGGACGCACGCTTCGCGGAAGCGGGCCTGGGCCTGCCGATGGCGGCGCTTGAGGTCGAGCATTTTTCCGAAGGCTCGCTGCGGCTACTGGCCGGCTCCGACATGCTGGCGGTATTGCCCCAAAGCGCGCTGACCGCCAACGCGGACGTAATAGCGCTGCCGGTGGCGTTGGGGCCGCCATTACGCCGCAACATCGCGCTGATTTCGCGGCGCGGCACACTCTGGTCGCCGTTGATGAAGGAATTCCGCGAAGCGGTGTTGGCGGGTGCGTAG